In Bremerella cremea, the DNA window CTTGTGGCCGGCTTGGCGCATCGCCTGGCAGACGGCGACCATGTTTTGCGGCTCGCCTGACCAGCCGCCGTGGTTATAGATCCCCAGTTGGCAGCCCAACGCTTCGGCTTGCTCGGCCAGCGGCTTAAGTTTATTGACGGCGTCGGCCACTTTCGCCTCTTGGCTGGCACCCTCAGGCTGCGGAAGCATCAGCCAGATTTGTGGATGCAAGTCGTACTTCTTAAACAGCTGGAATGCCTCTTCATGAAAGCCCCAAAAGGCGAAGAACTCGATTCCTTGTTTTTTATAAGCTTGAATCTCTTGTTCGAACGTGGGGACATGCTCGGCCCGCCAATCGTAGGCGCTGCGCTGGATGCCTAATTCATGCAGCATTTCTGCTCGCTGCTCAGGCGTTCGCTTCGCGGCATCAAAGGGCACAATACACCACGCCACCAGGTTCTCTGGCCGCAGCGGATCGGCAGCTTGCAGGGTACCAATCGCAAGAGTGCCAAGGATGGTTGCGATGATGAGGGCACGATTTCGCATAGATAGGCTTTCAGACGGAAGGCAAATTAAAAAGCATCGAATTGGCTTTATCTTGCCTGACAGGCCCAGGCAAGGCAACTCGGCAGGGGCGAACGTGATGATTCGGCGAAATTGTCTAGTCCAACCCTTGCGGAAGCATTACAATCGGGAAGTGCTTTCGGTTTAATCGACCTGCGCACCCTCCCGCCTTCCTACTTTCCCTCCCCAACGAGCGCACACGTCCAATGCTCTTCGCACCACGGATTACTATTGGCTTGTTCTTGCTGGCTGTGTTCTTGCGGCCACAATTGCTTTGGGCGGAACCGAACGCTTCGTTCGATCGCCTGGCAACTCAGTACCAACAACGTGTCGCCCCGCTGCTGAAGACCTACTGCAACGATTGCCATTCAACCGCCGACAAGCAAGGGGAACTCGATTTAGAAAAGTACGCCGACTTGGCCGCCATTCGGCACGATCCGGCGGCCTGGCAAAAGGTAGAGCAAATGGTTCGCTTGGGGGAAATGCCGCCAGAAGATAGCGAACCACTTTCGCCCACCGAAAAGAAAGAACTGTTGGCGTGGGTGCAAGATTACTTGGTTACCGAGGCCAAAGCGAACGCTGGCGATCCTGGCCCGGTGATGCTGCGGCGATTGAACAACGACGAATATACCTACACCATCCGGGACTTGACCGGTGCCCCGTTAGAACCGGCCAAAGAGTTTCCGGTGGATGGCGCCGCCGGCGAAGGGTTCACCAATACCGGCAACGCATTGGTCATGTCCCCTTCGCTGGTGCGCAAGTACC includes these proteins:
- a CDS encoding sugar phosphate isomerase/epimerase family protein — protein: MRNRALIIATILGTLAIGTLQAADPLRPENLVAWCIVPFDAAKRTPEQRAEMLHELGIQRSAYDWRAEHVPTFEQEIQAYKKQGIEFFAFWGFHEEAFQLFKKYDLHPQIWLMLPQPEGASQEAKVADAVNKLKPLAEQAEALGCQLGIYNHGGWSGEPQNMVAVCQAMRQAGHKNVGIVYNFHHGHDHIANFAASFQQMQPYLLCVNLNGMNDTAQPKILGIGKGKHERAMIQTVLDSGYQGPIGILDHRNELDAKESLQENLFGVANVRRELVK